AAATCTCATCAATCCATTTAATTGATATTCCACCTGCTAACCACCAAGGTTTGCTAAATTGCAGATTCTGTAGATAAATAGATTTTATTTTTTCCCCTGAGCCTCCATAAGTTTTTTCATTCCAAGAATCAAGCAGTATCGCATCTACATAATCTTCAAAAGGTTTTATTTTATCCAAGTCTCTTTTTGTTTTTATTCTGAAAGCCTTCCATATGCCAATATTTGGAATTTCTTTTCTTATTTTTTTGCAGTAATGAATATCCTCATCTCCATGTAATTGAAGGATAGTTTCACTTGGGTTGCCTAAGAAATTTTTGATAATTAAATCTATGGGACAATTTTGCACAACAGATACTCTATGGATTTTTGGATAAAAACTGTCTAAGGTTTTAAATATTTTTTTCTTAATTTCAGCTGATACATACCTTGGTGACTCTTCAACCGAAATAATGCCTATAGCATGCGCTCCTAATTCAGCGACTTTAAGAGCTTGTTCTTCGGAAGTTAGTCCACAAATTTTAACTAAAGTATTAGTCTTGGGCATATCATTATCCTGTATGTAAAATTAATATTATTGCTAAATATAGCGGAGATTATTTTTGAGAAGTTGGCAAATTTTTAAAATATGGGGAATTCCCTTCAAAGTTCATCCCTATTGGTTTGTTATTCTCTTTTTATTCTCATGGAGCATAAGTAAACAGGTTAATTTATCTTCTGGTGATGTCTACAATACTAAAGA
The window above is part of the Prochlorococcus marinus CUG1415 genome. Proteins encoded here:
- a CDS encoding phosphoribosylanthranilate isomerase, with protein sequence MPKTNTLVKICGLTSEEQALKVAELGAHAIGIISVEESPRYVSAEIKKKIFKTLDSFYPKIHRVSVVQNCPIDLIIKNFLGNPSETILQLHGDEDIHYCKKIRKEIPNIGIWKAFRIKTKRDLDKIKPFEDYVDAILLDSWNEKTYGGSGEKIKSIYLQNLQFSKPWWLAGGISIKWIDEILNEIKPDGLDISSSIETSPGIKDLKKTKELIKFLENN